AGGCGTCGTATATATAAGCGAGCGATCTAGATCTCTTGCAATCATGCTCAGTACCTCACTCTCGCCTGTTGCATGGCTCAAGTAGCCATATTTGAACTCAGGATGCTCTTGATGCCACTCTAATAAAGTAGCTGGTATAGCGCTAAATTCCCTTGAGGATCTAAAAATTGGGGATCTGCTTTGCGCTATAACCAGCGCATGTGTTTTTCCTTCTGAGATCAATGTTTCTGAATCGAGGCTGAGGCTGTCATGCGCTGACTCTATAAGCGTAAAAAGTGGCAAGTCTTTATCGGACATGCGCAGAGCTTTTAGTCGTGTGATAAGTTTGTTAATAGCTTGCCTACCTGAACTGTCATCAATATCGCCTTTTAAAGATGATATAATGACAATCAGTCCGTCGTTTGGCGCTAAATTATGATCCAGTGCTATCCGCTCCCCACTGTTAAGCAGCAGCGCTGCTTTTGATGATGGGCCGGGAATAATGACTTTCATACCCAGTGTTAGCCCAGCAGCGCCGAGTAAAGAGCTAACTAGTAGCCAGAGTATTAATTTTTTTAGGTTTGACATTTTCTATAAAAGAGGCGCTATTTTAAGCTTTTATCTGCAGATATTTAAAATATAATTTACGAATAAAGGATAGGAAGATCAATTTACTTTGCGCAAGTAGCTGATCTGCTAATGGTGCTTGCACAGCTCCATAAACTAGAGCTCCTCACTGCGGATGTGATAGCGTAGATCCTCTCGCGCGATCATTTGCGATCATTTGCGATCATTTGTACGGCGTTACTTCTAGTCCATCAACCGCGTAGCACAGAGCAACTCAGCGCAACATCATTTCCTCACTCTCTCGGACCTGCTGAGATGGTCTATACTATTGCTCCTTTTTTCAAGACTTACACCCTATTCCCTCACCCAACATGCACCAGAACCACTCTCGAAGTGCGGCGGTCGCGGCCACGCTTACAAAATCCTCCCGGGAACCACTCTGCACCTCGGAGCAAATACTTACCAAAAGTGACTCGATCTTCCTATCCTTTCAAATTTACACGAAACTTTCCACCTGAGATGGCGATACCAAAGAGTAGTTCGCGCAAAGAACGAGGCATTTGGCAATGCGCGATCGAAATCTGGGAAGTTATCAAATCCAATGGCCATTCAAATGCTTTGCGAGTCCAAAACAGAACAATCTTGCCAACTGGCTGAGGGGGTATTTCCTCCTCGGGCAATAAGTGGTAAAAATTACGATTTTGAAGAGATAAAGCAACAACTGCTCCGTGGTCCACGGGTCACTAACTTAGCTCCTGTGTTTGAGCGCATTGCCTCTGGTCTTACCCAACGACCTCGAAAAGAGATCTATGCCGCCCCTGAATTCTTGAAACAGAATCAAGAATTAGCGGACTATCACGACATTCTCAAAAGAAACTTCGGCACATTCTTGAAACACGGCTGCGCAAGCATTCCTTTTCTTCTCGAGGAACTAGTGCGGATTGGCGTTGCCGTGAACAAGCTCGCGAAAACGACAGAGACATCTAACAAACCATTTAGTTTCTATGAAACCAGCTCAGCGGACGGAACTGCCGCAAGAACACTCGCTGAATACGCAGCAGGTCGCATTTATACGCTGACTGATTCACCGAATGAAGCCAACGAGATTGAGTTTAAGAGGCTTTGTAGTCACTCCTATTCGCAGTTCTACAAAGGTTGCTTTGCGGATATTACGCCCTCTCTGATTAAACAACGGTATGGTCATTTCTCCGGCGGCTTTGATGTCATTTGGGAAAACACGACTTTTCAGATGTACGGCAATTTTCGAGACGAACAGATTGCCTACGTAAAGCGCCTACTCAAGCCTAAGGGAGTTATGATTTTTCTCGAGAAAATGAATCACCGTGATCAAGCTGAATATCTCAGACGAGAAAGCATTAAGGATACAAACTTTAAGTCGCTCTACTTCAGTGCTGAGGAAATTTCGAAGAAAAAAAGCGATATTATTGAAACGATGGAGCGGGGGCAAACAACGATCGAATCTTTTACACGGGTCGCTTATCGACACTTCGAACACGTGCACTTGATATGGAACAGCTTAAACTTCTACCACATTGCAGCTTCAAACGACGCCGACTCAATTGAAAAATTCTTGTCCTTCTTGGAAAACCCTCATGTACCAGAGCAGTTTGCAACTACAGAACTCGGAGAATTAGTCCCAACCATTCCTTTATAGAACTAAAAGCCTCCGAGCGACGTACAAGTCATAATTGATCGAAATAAGTTGATCGAAATATTTAATCAGCCGCGATAAAATTGTTTCTCTTCAGATACCGATGAGCATTTGCAAAAAGAAAGTTTGGACTGAGTGCATTTAAGGTTATGTAATCACCTGATTGCGAAAGCTCTGGATAAAAATTACTTGTTGCTTTCCGAAGCGCCTGGGGAACATCCTCCTGATGGTAGATATCTCCCCCCAGGCAGAGGACCTCTTCAAACTTTTTATCTAATGAAAGAGCATACCCAAAGTGTTCTTCGGTGTTTAATCGGTCGCGAATACCAAGCTGACTCTTTGAAAATGAGAGTCCAATCAGCCCGTTTACTTTCAGTATGTAGCGAGCAATCTCATCTGAAACATTCCTAGGCACATTGTGCACACTTCTAAAATTGGTATGGCTAATAATCAACCCATTTTGATGACCTTTTTTCTCGCGATAATTAATTATGTCGTAAGCTAGCCGGTCCGAGGCATGGCTCAGATCGATAGTCGTGTTCGTTGCAGCTAGAACCTCAAGAAGCTGAGACCCTTGAGGTTTGAGGCCCACATTAGTCCGATCTCCCCCCCCGAACTCATTCTCATGAATCCAGGTAAGGCTGACATACACGGGCGCATTGTTTGATCTTAAGAAATTCTGAATTTTATCCTCAACTGTTTTTCCCAGAGGAGAATCTCCAGTCAGTTGCTGAGCATCTTCAATCGCCCAAAGAAATTGAATTTGCTTAGCTAAGCTTTCCCTACACGAACGGAGCTTTAAATAGCGCGCGAACTGGATAGAAAGCGATCGAGGATCTGAGGGAGTAAGAGAAAACGCAGCCAATATCTGTGTCCTAATTTCACCCTTGATCATCTGCGAAATCGAGCATTTGAGGCCTTCATCATACGGAGTTCGCTGCGAATCGATAAGCAAATAGTTAAGAAGGTCATTGTGGAGATCGATTTTGTCCATGATCTAAGCTTTCGAGATGATTCCAATTAGCTCAGAGAATTCGCTACTAGAGAGATTCTTTACACAGATGGGAATAAGCTCTCGAGCTAATTGAGTATCTGCAACATCGTACTGAGAAAGTCGTCGCGGTAAAATCGCCCCCTCTTCACGCAATGTACGCATTTCAGCAGAAATGCTTTGTAGTGCCTCGCTAACCTTTACTATTTTTTCAGAACTTAGCTTGAGCGCGATCAGGCCGACAAGCCTTCCTTTGGTTTTAGTTGGATCTTTGCCGAACTCTTCTGCTGAGAACTTTTTCGAGTTTTTCGTAACCTCTTGCGCCACTGCAGGGAAATCATTCGTTACCACGCTCATATACTCATGAAATTCTTGATAGCTCGTGGTACTAACAAGCTTTGATTGATATTCCTTGAGAAGCGCCTGCTTTTCCGTATTCAATTCAGCTCGGGAAGCGATAGATTTTCGCGCTAACAAGAATACTCTTTCCATTTTTTCACTTCCTCCCACCGAAATAAATTTCCCAACATGGCTGGTCGGAACCAAATTAAAGATCACGTGCTCAGGTAACGTAGGTATTACCTCTCGAGCTATACGATAGAGCTCGGTAATTCTCTCAAGATATATCGCCGAAACACGCCCATTATTTATCAAATAGTTGACCATTTGCACTCCCGCAAGATGGTAGACTTCTGCAGGTTCGTCGTCTTGCTGTGCGTAGCGCTTCTTCGGATCAAGTAAATCAACGATCGTAGAAAGTACGATCAAGGATGCGGTATCCGGCATGATAGTTTTTGTCGGTTTGCGGTCGCACCTAATGCTTTCCGATATCATCTGAAAGTGGCCTAATAGCATCTCCTTTGCTTCTGCAAACTTAATGTTAATGGCTCTTGTCTCACTTTTCAAATTAACCAGGGGAATTTTCTCCCCATTCTCATCAATGAATGCGTGGGCAACTTCCCGATCTGTGCTAATAAACCGCTCAAGCACTCTCTCTACTTGGTCTTTCCCCAGCTTAAGAATGAACTCACTTAATGACGTCGAATTAGGCCAATAACTCTGCGTCGCTGATAGATGAACATGGATTGGGGAAGTGAACCCTTCGCCTCTCCACTCGACGCCCTCACAATCTTGCCATAGGGCAACTTTATTGCTTGGCGAACAAAGATGAGTTTTTTTACCGCCAATAATCTGGCTTCCTGGGGAGTAATTTTCTTCGTCTACTGAAAGAAGCTCATGCATCAGAAACGTAACCCCGCTCTGCGCCGCGACGATATTCGATGCTTGTAAATTTCCAGCATGAGAACTTCGTATAACAGAAAAACCGGCACTATTTAACCGAGTAAGCTCATCGATCGACATGCCGCCTTTCAGAACAACTGAAAATGTAGCGGATTGCGGCCGCGCTATAGATGCCGTGCTAAGATTAGGACATAAATCTCGCGTTATCAGTTCAATTTGAGTCATATGCCTGTCAGGAGAAACCCGGGACTAAACTTCGGCCTCAGTGCTGCCTCAGCGCACTTAGATTAGCTTAGTACACATTTGCTTTCAGGACTTCACATCAGTATCGACCAAAAAAAGTAAAAGTTTCCTCAATCTCTCAATTTTCTTAAAATAGCACAGGTCAGGTCTAGTCCTACCCTCTTTTTGGGCAACTTATAGCCTATCGAATCAACACGGGCATATACGCTCAGCCTTACTGCGCCAGCATAAGGGGCATATAACAGCTCTCAACTACATGTCAGGAACTTACGGAAAATCAATTGATTTTCCTATCTATAAATTATTGATCACGCTCGTCAGCATGGGCGTGTTTCGATAGGTGATATGATTCGATTAACTGGCGTTAGCCGTAATACGTTACACTTTCGCAACCTGACTGATAAAAATTACCTTGCTAAAAACGGGATAGGCAAAGGAACTTGGTACGGACTGAGATGACCAGCGATCAGGGTCCTCCTCCTGATAATCAAAATAGATCCAGCTATCAGAAGTCGAAACTACGGACGATCGCGCACGTAGATGCTCTGTGCTAACCCACTATTCATATACCTGCCGCCATTATCCCTATCACTATCCCCCCTCTCTATTCCCCTTTCTCCGCCCCCTCTCTCCGATTTTATTCGCACCCACCCTTGCTCCTGAGCCGCTCTGCCCTGTATCGTTACGAAATGCCACCAATTATCTTCTCAATGCATCGCGTCAATCGGGTTTATCCACCAGGTAAACAGGTACTTAAGGATATCTCGCTCTCATTCTTTGAGGGCGCAAAGATCGGCGTCGTGGGGCTTAACGGCTCAGGAAAGTCGAGTTTTCTTAAGATATTAGCCGGATTAGATAAGGAGTTTAGTGGCGATGTAATGCCTCGCGCTAACCTAACCGTCGGTTATCTTGAGCAGGAGCCGCGGCTTAATCCAGATAAGAACGTTAAGGAGAACGTAATGGAGGGCTGCCATGAGGCCGCCTCCCTACTCGCTGAATTTGAAGCCGTCAGCGCCAAGCTCGGTGACGATATCTCCAGCGATGAGATGGAGCGCCTAATCGACAAACAGGCCTCCCTACAGGACAGAATAGAGGCCATGGGGGCGTGGGAGCTCGACCGGACCCTTGAGATCGCAATGGATGCCCTGCGGTGCCCCCCGGGCGATTCCCCCGTTGCAAACCTATCGGGTGGTGAGAAGCGTCGTGTGGCGCTCTGTAAACTACTGCTGCAAAAACCTGATCTTTTACTGCTCGATGAGCCAACGAACCATCTCGATACTGAGTCGGTCGCCTGGCTGGAGCGCCACTTAAACGAATATAAGGGCGCGGTGGTGTGCATCACCCATGATCGCTACTTTCTCGATAACGTAGCGCAATGGATCCTAGAGCTCGACCGTGGTCACGGCGTGCCGTGGGAGGGAAATTACTCAAGCTGGCTAGAACAGAAACACGCCCGTCTGGCGCTTGAAGAAAAGGGTGAATCAAAGCGACAGAAAACCCTCGCGCGAGAATTAGAGTGGATCCGACAATCACCACGCGCGCGCCAAGCAAAATCAAAGGCACGTATTAAAGCCTATGACGAGCTGCTCAACGTTGAGCAGGATCGCAAGATCGAAGAGCTTGAGATCTTCATTCCACCAGGCAAGCGTCTGGGGGATGTGGTCATTCAGGCGCAGAGCGTTTCCAAGGGCTACGGCGAGCGCATGCTCTTTGAAAACCTTAGCTTTAACCTTCCGCGCGGCGGTATCGTTGGTGTGATAGGGCCGAACGGTGCAGGCAAGACGACCCTCTTTAGGTTAATTACAGGCCAGGACGGGGCAGACGCAGGCAGCTTTAAGGTAGGCGAAACCGTTGTACTCTCCTACGTCGATCAGAGTCGCGATACCTTAAACGACAAGAAGAGCGTCTATGATGAGATCTCGGACGGATTAGATCTGATTAAGCTTGGCGATAAAGAGGTCAACGCCCGCGCCTACGTAGCGAAGTTCAACTTTGCTGGAGCGGATCAGCAGAAATTAGTTGGCGCCCTCTCCGGAGGTGAGCGCAACCGTATTCATCTGGCGAAGATGTTGCGCTCAGGTGGGAACGTAATCCTACTCGATGAGCCCACTAACGATCTCGATGTTAATACCCTGCGTGCTTTAGAGGAGGCCCTGCTAAACTTCGCAGGCTGCGCCGTCGTGATAAGCCATGATCGTTGGTTCCTCGACAGAATTGCGACCCATATCCTCGCGTTTGAGGGCAACAGCGAGGTCGTCTGGTTTGAGGGCAACTATCAGGAGTACGAGGCCGACCGTAGAACACGGCTCGGCGCTGATGCTGAAACTCCGCACCGCATTAAATACAGAAAGCTTACTCACTAGACCAAACCAAACGCGCATATTTCGAGGAAATGCTAGTGAGATTAGCTACCTAGCAGCTTTTTCTGAAATATTCTGCCTGAAGTTGACTCCTCCGATACAACGGCTACAATCCGTCAGCTTGTTGTTTCAAGCACTTAGGACACCGTTACTTACGACCATGTCTTAAGTCAAACCATATCTTTTGTGAGTTGAGTCTTACCATGCAGCAATCGATCTACTTTCTATTAACTTGGGCCACGCCGGCATTTGGACTGGTGGCCTTCTTACTTGCCTACAGGATGTACGTTGGCATTCAGGCTCTTCCTGCTGGCAACTCCCGTATGCAGGAAATTAGTACTGCGATTCGTGATGGCGCTAACGCATATCTTAAACAACAGGCGCAGTACCTGTCGGTGTTTATCATCATCGCCTTTTTAGGCATCTGGTGGGCACTAAAGTTTCCAACTGCGCTCTGCTTTGTTTTTGGAGCAGCTAGCTCGCTTCTAGCCGGATATCTCGGCATGAAGTCTGCCACTATCGCCAACGTAAGAACGGCATACGCCGCTTCTAATAAGCAGCCAGGTGAGGCGCTTATGATCGCCTTTAACGGTGGCGCAGTTATGGGACTAACCGTAGCAGCGCTCGGCCTGATAGGCCTTGGCATACTCTGCCTAATTTTCAATACCCCAGAGGCGTATGAGCCGATTATCGGCTTCGCAATGGGCGCCTCCTCTGTAGCTCTCTTTGCTCGCGTAGGTGGTGGTATCTATACGAAAGCCGCCGATGTAGGTGCCGACCTTGTAGGCAAGGTAGAGGCCGGTATTCCGGAAGATGACCCTCGTAATCCTGGCGTAATTGCTGACAACGTCGGCGATAACGTTGGTGACGTGGCAGGCATGGGCGCAGATATATTTGAGTCCTACGTTACCTGCATAATCGGTTGCATAGCGTTGGCAGCAACGTTAAGCCCCGATCTAATCGGCAAGATAACCAGCTTCCAGCCGACCTCAAACATAACTGAATATCGCCAGTGGCTAATGGCTACTCCGCTGATACTCGGGCTGCTTGGGACGATCGCATCATTTATCGCGATCAAGTGGATGTCGCTGCTTAAGGATGGGGATCCTGCGAAGGCGTTGCGTATGTCGATCCTGATCGCATCCCTACTCTTTCTCGGGTTCAGCCTTGGGTTCTTCATGATAACTCCGGTTAACGTAACGCTCTGGTTGCCAGTTATATTCGGCACCATGTGCGGTATCGGTATTGGATTAGCCACTGAGTACTATACCTCATCGAAGCCGATATTTGAGATCGTTAACGCAGCTAAGACCGGCCCTGCTACCTGTATGATCAACGGCATCGCCGTTGGTTTTCGCAGCGTTGCATTGCCGTTAATCTTCATCGTTGCAGCGGTTCTTATCTCAAACTATTTCGGTGGCGTGTACGGAGTTGCTCTAGCGGGTGTGGCGATGCTCTCAACTACGGGTATCATTATGACGATCGATGCCTACGGCCCGATCGCTGATAATGCTGGTGGAATCTCAGA
The DNA window shown above is from Pseudomonadota bacterium and carries:
- a CDS encoding sodium-translocating pyrophosphatase, which produces MQQSIYFLLTWATPAFGLVAFLLAYRMYVGIQALPAGNSRMQEISTAIRDGANAYLKQQAQYLSVFIIIAFLGIWWALKFPTALCFVFGAASSLLAGYLGMKSATIANVRTAYAASNKQPGEALMIAFNGGAVMGLTVAALGLIGLGILCLIFNTPEAYEPIIGFAMGASSVALFARVGGGIYTKAADVGADLVGKVEAGIPEDDPRNPGVIADNVGDNVGDVAGMGADIFESYVTCIIGCIALAATLSPDLIGKITSFQPTSNITEYRQWLMATPLILGLLGTIASFIAIKWMSLLKDGDPAKALRMSILIASLLFLGFSLGFFMITPVNVTLWLPVIFGTMCGIGIGLATEYYTSSKPIFEIVNAAKTGPATCMINGIAVGFRSVALPLIFIVAAVLISNYFGGVYGVALAGVAMLSTTGIIMTIDAYGPIADNAGGISEMSHLGPETRAITDKLDALGNTTAAIGKGFAIGSAGLTALAVFGAYTQTFTAANRTIDLSITNPMLVMGVFLGAMLPCLVVAFTMQSVGKAAGLIVTEIRRQFREISGLLEGREGVKPDVSRCVEIATKAALSEMRAPGLVAFITPLLVGFIMGPEALAGLLLGTTVVGVVLGIFMSNTGGAWDNAKKFIEQGLIEGEKKGSDAHKAAVVCDTVGDPFKDTSGPSLNILIKMVSILALLIAPLL
- the ettA gene encoding energy-dependent translational throttle protein EttA, with amino-acid sequence MPPIIFSMHRVNRVYPPGKQVLKDISLSFFEGAKIGVVGLNGSGKSSFLKILAGLDKEFSGDVMPRANLTVGYLEQEPRLNPDKNVKENVMEGCHEAASLLAEFEAVSAKLGDDISSDEMERLIDKQASLQDRIEAMGAWELDRTLEIAMDALRCPPGDSPVANLSGGEKRRVALCKLLLQKPDLLLLDEPTNHLDTESVAWLERHLNEYKGAVVCITHDRYFLDNVAQWILELDRGHGVPWEGNYSSWLEQKHARLALEEKGESKRQKTLARELEWIRQSPRARQAKSKARIKAYDELLNVEQDRKIEELEIFIPPGKRLGDVVIQAQSVSKGYGERMLFENLSFNLPRGGIVGVIGPNGAGKTTLFRLITGQDGADAGSFKVGETVVLSYVDQSRDTLNDKKSVYDEISDGLDLIKLGDKEVNARAYVAKFNFAGADQQKLVGALSGGERNRIHLAKMLRSGGNVILLDEPTNDLDVNTLRALEEALLNFAGCAVVISHDRWFLDRIATHILAFEGNSEVVWFEGNYQEYEADRRTRLGADAETPHRIKYRKLTH
- a CDS encoding membrane dipeptidase, with product MDKIDLHNDLLNYLLIDSQRTPYDEGLKCSISQMIKGEIRTQILAAFSLTPSDPRSLSIQFARYLKLRSCRESLAKQIQFLWAIEDAQQLTGDSPLGKTVEDKIQNFLRSNNAPVYVSLTWIHENEFGGGDRTNVGLKPQGSQLLEVLAATNTTIDLSHASDRLAYDIINYREKKGHQNGLIISHTNFRSVHNVPRNVSDEIARYILKVNGLIGLSFSKSQLGIRDRLNTEEHFGYALSLDKKFEEVLCLGGDIYHQEDVPQALRKATSNFYPELSQSGDYITLNALSPNFLFANAHRYLKRNNFIAAD
- a CDS encoding class I SAM-dependent methyltransferase; the encoded protein is MAIQMLCESKTEQSCQLAEGVFPPRAISGKNYDFEEIKQQLLRGPRVTNLAPVFERIASGLTQRPRKEIYAAPEFLKQNQELADYHDILKRNFGTFLKHGCASIPFLLEELVRIGVAVNKLAKTTETSNKPFSFYETSSADGTAARTLAEYAAGRIYTLTDSPNEANEIEFKRLCSHSYSQFYKGCFADITPSLIKQRYGHFSGGFDVIWENTTFQMYGNFRDEQIAYVKRLLKPKGVMIFLEKMNHRDQAEYLRRESIKDTNFKSLYFSAEEISKKKSDIIETMERGQTTIESFTRVAYRHFEHVHLIWNSLNFYHIAASNDADSIEKFLSFLENPHVPEQFATTELGELVPTIPL